In Daucus carota subsp. sativus chromosome 4, DH1 v3.0, whole genome shotgun sequence, one DNA window encodes the following:
- the LOC108216557 gene encoding protein PLASTID TRANSCRIPTIONALLY ACTIVE 7 isoform X2 has protein sequence MAALNLSSHFAATLSSPNSPRFQFNAPISFSIRSQRRVSHSRKDSGGSRGRNSPGVWRRRKLTKKDENMQYSMERTPFLEEQVRKIREGGEIMAMDIERLLLSEENRFAFVNGVAAEAKEYVEKNRDDYGGEKKAIFHVLSNRMNDAGIYRPEAYVVEDPFKPGPGYLREEL, from the exons ATGGCTGCCTTGAATCTCTCTAGTCATTTTGCAGCCACACTCTCTTCCCCAAACTCTCCT AGGTTCCAGTTTAATGCGCCTATCAGCTTTTCTATCAGGTCCCAG CGGCGAGTTTCACATAGCAGGAAAGATAGTGGTGGTAGTCGCGGTCGTAATAGCCCGGGAGTTTGGAGAAGAAGAAAATtg ACAAAGAAAGATGAGAATATGCAGTACAGTATGGAAAGAACTCCTTTTCTTGAAGAGCAAGTGAGGAAGATAAGAGAAGGGGGAGAAATTATGGCAATGGATATAGAGAGACTACTCCTTTCAGAGGAAAACCGCTTTGCTTTTGTAAATGGAGTTGCAGCCGAGGCTAAAGAGTATGTTGAGAAAAATCGAGATGATTATGGTGGTGAAAAGAAAGCCATCTTTCATGTCCTGAGTAATCGCATGAATGATGCTGGCATCTATCGTCCAGAGGCGTATGTAGTAGAAGACCCCTTCAAGCCAGGTCCTGGTTATCTTAGGGAAGAACTTTAG
- the LOC108217327 gene encoding oligopeptide transporter 7-like gives MWWPMTLVQVSLFRALHEKDKRPKGGVTRTQFFLICLISSFAYFIFPGYLFKLLTTVSWVCWLAPKSVLVQQLGSGGNGLGIGSLGFDWSTISSFLGSPLVSPWFATANIAVGFLFLMYVMTPISYWWANAYHAKNFPIYSQDLFELDGSSYNISSIITSNFHLDKTSYSKSGPLYLSTFFAMTYGLGFAALPATLVHVFLFNGSELLRQTKEAFFGQIEKLDIHAKLMKAYKQVPMWWFYIILVVNIVVIIFACEYYNYELQLRWWGVLLACAISFLYTLPIGVIMATTNQTPGLNIITEYIIGYLYPGRPVANMCFKVYGYISMNQALTFLMDFKLGQYMKIPPRAMFMAQVLGCVISAIVYQCTAWWMMTTIPNLCDRSVLPPDSQWTCPMDHVFYDASVIWGLVGPQRIFGNLGHYSKINLFFAAGATAPLVIWLVQKAVPKQRWISLINMPVLLGATAMMPPASSVNYTSWLIVAFFSGFVVFRWRPKLWERYNYVLSGGLDAGTAFMAVLLFATLQYKNITVEWWGNTPDQGCSLATCPTAKGIIVEGCPVF, from the exons ATGTGGTGGCCAATGACTCTGGTTCAGGTCTCACTGTTCAG GGCTCTACATGAGAAGGACAAGAGGCCTAAAGGCGGAGTAACCCGAACTCAGTTCTTCCTGATATGCTTAATCAGTAGTTTTGCTTACTTCATCTTTCCTGGatatctttttaaattgttGACCACAGTTTCTTGGGTATGTTGGCTGGCCCCCAAGTCGGTACTTGTGCAACAGTTGGGTTCAGGTGGTAACGGCCTGGGAATTGGCTCCCTTGGATTCGACTGGTCAACCATCTCCTCATTCTTAGGTAGCCCTTTAGTAAGCCCATGGTTTGCCACTGCAAATATTGCTgttggatttttatttttaatgtatgtGATGACACCAATAAGTTACTGGTGGGCTAATGCCTATCATGCCAAGAACTTCCCAATTTATTCTCAGGATCTTTTTGAATTAGATGGTTCGAGTTATAATATCTCTTCAATTATAACTAGCAACTTTCATCTTGACAAAACATCGTATTCCAAATCCGGGCCTCTATATCTGAGCACTTTCTTTGCTATGACCTATGGTCTTGGATTTGCTGCACTTCCCGCGACCCTTGTTCATGTGTTCTTGTTTAATGGAAG TGAACTTTTGAGACAGACCAAGGAAGCCTTTTTTGGtcaaattgaaaaattagataTCCACGCAAAGCTTATGAAAGCTTACAAACAAGTTCCTATGTGGTGGTTCTACATTATCCTTGTGGTGAACATTGTAGTTATCATCTTTGCTTGTGAGTATTATAACTATGAGCTCCAATTACGCTGGTGGGGCGTCTTGCTTGCTTGTGCCATTTCCTTCTTGTATACCCTTCCGATTGGTGTCATAATGGCAACAACAAATCAG ACACCAGGTCTAAATATAATTACAGAGTATATTATTGGGTATCTGTATCCAGGGCGTCCTGTCGCTAACATGTGCTTTAAAGTGTATGGATACATAAGCATGAACCAGGCTCTTACGTTTCTCATGGACTTCAAGCTTGGCCAATACATGAAGATTCCACCTAGGGCAATGTTTATGGCTCAA gtGTTGGGATGTGTCATATCAGCAATTGTATACCAATGTACTGCTTGGTGGATGATGACAACAATTCCCAATCTTTGTGATAGATCAGTTCTGCCTCCTGACAGCCAGTGGACATGTCCAATGGATCACGTGTTCTATGATGCTTCCGTTATCTGGGGACTGGTTGGGCCTCAAAGAATCTTCGGAAACCTTGGTCACTACAGTAAAATCAATCTGTTCTTTGCTGCTGGAGCCACTGCCCCACTTGTAATCTGGTTGGTGCAGAAAGCTGTACCGAAGCAGAGATGGATTTCCCTCATTAACATGCCAGTTTTATTAGGCGCCACGGCAATGATGCCACCAGCTTCCTCTGTAAACTACACCAGTTGGCTCATTGTGGCTTTTTTTTCAGGTTTTGTTGTCTTTAGGTGGCGGCCAAAGTTGTGGGAGCGCTATAATTATGTCCTCTCTGGTGGTCTTGACGCAGGAACTGCCTTTATGGCGGTTTTGTTATTTGCTACACTGCAATATAAGAATATTACAGTTGAGTGGTGGGGAAACACCCCAGATCAGGGATGCTCTCTGGCTACTTGTCCAACTGCTAAAGGGATCATTGTTGAAGGATGCCctgttttttaa
- the LOC108216316 gene encoding uncharacterized protein LOC108216316 — protein sequence MELISSPTHFVSSTESPEFTHFTSSLTHSLLIGLDAEWKPVKTHQSTFPTVSLLQIACRLNSDDTESVVFLLDLSTIPLSSIYELLKQVFESPNILKLGFRFKQDLKYLSSTFVSQGCDLGFEKVEPYLDIVSVYGALQNKQKGRELPKQNKSLAAICKDVLGISLSKELQCSDWSCRPLSEEQIQYAAADAHCLLMIFDVLRCKFCKEDIHPYNVKLGLKLIMEQPVTCNVIIKTRFCNALDMVQATITEFPQIIPAIQDSHLSRLSESHKAIDDTVLRIIRRYGDKIVLKLSDRNPKGSKKKGKKQTSSYNKEKRSEVIEEWEGPPPWDMSLGGDGCPKFLCDVMIEGLAKHLRCVGIDAAVPYTKKPNTRDLIEQADKEKRVLLTRDAKLLRHKYLIQNQIYLVKSLLKNDQLVEVIHTFQLNISEDKLMSRCPKCNGRFIQRPLSTEEAIEVAKGFQVIPNCLFNKNVEFWQCKDCNQLYWEGTQYHNAVQKFIDVCKLN from the exons ATGGAGCTCATTTCCTCGCCGACCCATTTCGTCTCGTCGACCGAGTCACCGGAATTCACTCACTTCACATCGTCTCTAACTCATTCATTACTCATCGGACTCGACGCGGAATGGAAGCCTGTTAAAACTCATCAATCAACTTTTCCGACCGTTTCTCTCCTCCAAATCGCTTGCCGACTCAATTCAGATGACACTGAGTCGGTGGTGTTCTTACTCGACCTATCAacgattcctctttcttcaatCTACGAGTTGCTAAAACAAGTGTTCGAGTCGCCTAATAtcttgaaattagggtttaggtttaagCAAGACCTCAAGTATTTGTCTTCCACTTTTGTGTCTCAAGGATGTGATCTCGGCTTCGAAAAG GTGGAGCCGTATTTAGATATCGTAAGCGTATATGGTGCAttacaaaataaacaaaaaggAAGAGAGTTACCGAAGCAAAATAAGAGCTTGGCTGCTATTTGCAAGGATGTGCTCGGCATTTCTCTTTCCAAG GAGCTTCAGTGTAGTGATTGGTCGTGTCGTCCTCTATCAGAAGAGCAAATTCAGTATGCAGCTGCAGATGCACATTGTTTGCTTATGATATTTGATGTCCTGCGGTGCAAGTTTTGTAAAGAAG ATATTCATCCTTACAATGTAAAACTTGGACTGAAGCTTATTATGGAGCAGCCTGTTACTTGTAATGTGATTATAAAGACCAGGTTCTGCAATGCTTTAGACATGGTTCAAGCTACAATTACTGAGTTTCCTCAGATAATACCTGCCATCCAGGATTCTCATTTAAGTAGGCTATCAGAAAGTCACAAAGCTATTGATGACACAGTCCTGCGAATTATTAGAAGATATGGTGACAAAATTGTGTTGAAGCTATCTGATAGAAATCCCAAAGGGTCTAAAAAGAAGGGGAAAAAACAAACCTCTTCATATAACAAAGAAAAGAGATCAGAAGTTATTGAGGAATGGGAAGGCCCTCCTCCATGGGATATGTCATTGGGAGGGGATGGATGCCCTAAATTTTTATGTGATGTGATG ATTGAAGGCTTGGCTAAACATCTAAGATGTGTTGGAATAGATGCTGCAGTTCCCTACACCAAAAAGCCTAATACAAG AGACTTGATAGAACAAGCAGACAAAGAGAAACGGGTTCTCTTAACACGAGATGCAAAGCTTTTGAGACATAAGTATCTGATACAAAACCAGATATATCTGGTGAAGAGTCTCCTGAAAAATGACCAGCTAGTTGAG GTAATTCATACATTTCAACTAAATATTAGTGAAGATAAGCTGATGTCAAGGTGCCCAAAGTGTAATGGGAGGTTCATCCAAAGACCTCTGTCAACTGAGGAAGCAATTGAAGTTGCAAAGGGTTTCCAAGTGATTCCTAATTGCCTGTTTAACAAGAATGTAGAGTTTTGGCAGTGCAAAGACTGCAACCAACTTTACTGGGAG GGAACTCAATACCACAATGCTGTGCAAAAGTTCATTGATGTATGCAAGCTAAACTGA
- the LOC108216557 gene encoding protein PLASTID TRANSCRIPTIONALLY ACTIVE 7 isoform X1 has protein sequence MAALNLSSHFAATLSSPNSPRFQFNAPISFSIRSQQRRVSHSRKDSGGSRGRNSPGVWRRRKLTKKDENMQYSMERTPFLEEQVRKIREGGEIMAMDIERLLLSEENRFAFVNGVAAEAKEYVEKNRDDYGGEKKAIFHVLSNRMNDAGIYRPEAYVVEDPFKPGPGYLREEL, from the exons ATGGCTGCCTTGAATCTCTCTAGTCATTTTGCAGCCACACTCTCTTCCCCAAACTCTCCT AGGTTCCAGTTTAATGCGCCTATCAGCTTTTCTATCAGGTCCCAG CAGCGGCGAGTTTCACATAGCAGGAAAGATAGTGGTGGTAGTCGCGGTCGTAATAGCCCGGGAGTTTGGAGAAGAAGAAAATtg ACAAAGAAAGATGAGAATATGCAGTACAGTATGGAAAGAACTCCTTTTCTTGAAGAGCAAGTGAGGAAGATAAGAGAAGGGGGAGAAATTATGGCAATGGATATAGAGAGACTACTCCTTTCAGAGGAAAACCGCTTTGCTTTTGTAAATGGAGTTGCAGCCGAGGCTAAAGAGTATGTTGAGAAAAATCGAGATGATTATGGTGGTGAAAAGAAAGCCATCTTTCATGTCCTGAGTAATCGCATGAATGATGCTGGCATCTATCGTCCAGAGGCGTATGTAGTAGAAGACCCCTTCAAGCCAGGTCCTGGTTATCTTAGGGAAGAACTTTAG
- the LOC108217328 gene encoding oligopeptide transporter 7-like, with product SAMGNESDEFPVIKQVDLTVPKTDDPNMPVFTFRVWVLGVVSCTFLSVVNQFFWYRTQPLAISSISAMIAVVPIGHFMARVLPEKVYFEGTKWAFTMNSGPFNVKEHVLITIFANSGAGTVYATHVLTAVKLLYKRKLGFFPAFVLMVTTQVLGYGWAGIFRKFLVEPASMWWPVSLVKVSLFRALHEKEKRPKGGMTRTQSFLICLICGFVYYLFPGYFFQLLTTVSWVCWLAPKSVFIQQLGSGSQALGIGSFGFDWATICAYLDTPLASPWFATVNVAVGFIFAMYVMTPLSYWWANAYHAKKFPIYSDGLFKIDGSKYNISSIITPGFQLDKSAYAEAGPLYLSTFFAMTYGLGFAALPATIVHVLLFNGSDLWKQTKMAFKENTKVDIHTRLMMAYEQIPMWWFHVILVVNIVLIIFVCEYYKYELQLRWWGVLLACAIAITYTLPIGIIYATTNQQPGLNIITEYIIGYLYPGYPVANMSFKVYGYISMAQALTFLNDFKLGHYMKIPPKAMFKAQVAGTMISVLVYLGTAWWMMANIPNLCDRSVLPLNSQWRCPGDTVFYDASVIWGLIGPQRIFGNLGHYSKVNLFFVAGAICPLLVWLAHKAFPDQHWIRLVNMPVILGATALMPPASSANYISWLVLAFLSGFVVFRYRPKLWERYNYILSGGLDAGTAFVTILLFACLQFKEIGVDWWGNRGEGCPLAHCPTAKGIIVDGCPVFN from the exons TCAGCTATGGGGAATGAAAGTGATGAGTTTCCAGTGATAAAACAAGTGGATTTAACAGTTCCAAAAACTGATGATCCCAACATGCCAGTGTTTACATTCAGAGTGTGGGTACTCGGCGTTGTTTCGTGTACGTTTTTATCCGTGGTGAATCAGTTCTTTTGGTACAGAACACAGCCACTGGCCATAAGTTCGATATCGGCTATGATTGCTGTGGTGCCTATTGGACACTTCATGGCCAGAGTTTTGCCCGAAAAGGTCTACTTTGAAGGGACCAAGTGGGCGTTTACGATGAATTCAGGGCCTTTTAATGTCAAAGAACATGTTTTGATTACGATATTTGCTAATTCTGGTGCTGGGACTGTTTATGCTACGCATGTTCTGACTGCTGTTAAGCTTCTTTACAAGAGAAAGTTGGGATTCTTCCCTGCTTTTGTTCTCATGGTTACTACCCAG GTATTGGGGTATGGATGGGCTGGGATTTTTCGCAAGTTTCTGGTTGAGCCAGCTTCCATGTGGTGGCCAGTTTCTCTGGTTAAGGTCTCGCTGTTCAG GGCTCTACATGAGAAGGAAAAGAGGCCGAAAGGCGGGATGACCCGAACTCAATCCTTCCTCATCTGCTTGATCTGCGGTTTTGTTTACTATCTATTTCCAGGCTATTTTTTCCAATTACTAACAACAGTTTCCTGGGTATGTTGGTTAGCTCCCAAGTCCGTTTTCATCCAGCAGTTGGGCTCGGGCAGCCAGGCTCTTGGCATAGGCTCCTTTGGATTTGACTGGGCCACCATTTGCGCGTACCTTGATACTCCTTTAGCTAGTCCCTGGTTTGCTACTGTTAATGTTGCTGTCGGCTTTATCTTTGCAATGTATGTGATGACTCCGCTATCTTACTGGTGGGCTAATGCTTACCATGCCAAGAAATTTCCAATTTACTCAGATGGCCTTTTTAAAATAGACGGTTCAAAgtataatatatcttcaatCATAACTCCTGGCTTTCAACTTGATAAATCTGCATATGCTGAAGCTGGGCCTTTATATCTGAGTACCTTCTTTGCTATGACTTATGGTCTTGGATTTGCCGCGCTTCCAGCAACCATTGTCCACGTGCTCTTATTCAACGGAAG TGATCTGTGGAAGCAGACAAAGATGGCttttaaggaaaatacaaaAGTAGATATTCACACAAGGCTCATGATGGCTTATGAGCAAATTCCAATGTGGTGGTTTCATGTCATCCTTGTTGTAAACATTgtattgattatatttgtttGCGAATATTACAAATATGAGCTCCAGCTGCGCTGGTGGGGGGTTTTGCTTGCTTGTGCCATTGCCATAACTTATACACTTCCTATTGGTATCATTTATGCAACTACAAACCAG CAACCAGGTCTAAATATAatcacagagtatatcatcggGTATCTTTATCCAGGCTACCCTGTTGCTAACATGAGCTTCAAGGTTTATGGATACATTAGCATGGCCCAGGCTTTAACATTTCTTAATGACTTCAAGCTTGGTCATTACATGAAAATTCCCCCCAAAGCAATGTTTAAGGCTCAA GTGGCGGGGACAATGATATCAGTATTGGTATACTTAGGGACGGCCTGGTGGATGATGGCAAACATTCCCAATCTTTGCGATAGATCTGTTCTGCCTCTTAATAGCCAGTGGCGATGTCCAGGGGATACGGTGTTTTATGATGCCTCTGTCATTTGGGGATTGATCGGGCCACAGAGAATTTTTGGCAACCTCGGTCATTACAGTAAAGTCAATCTATTTTTTGTTGCTGGAGCAATATGCCCTTTACTAGTCTGGCTAGCACACAAAGCATTTCCAGATCAACACTGGATTCGCCTGGTAAACATGCCAGTTATACTCGGAGCCACAGCCTTAATGCCTCCAGCCTCCTCAGCCAACTACATAAGCTGGCTCGTGCTTGCATTCTTATCAGGATTCGTGGTTTTCAGGTATAGGCCAAAATTGTGGGAGCGTTACAATTATATACTTTCGGGTGGCCTTGATGCTGGAACTGCATTCGTGACCATATTGTTATTCGCCTGCTTGCAATTTAAAGAAATCGGAGTTGACTGGTGGGGAAACAGGGGAGAGGGGTGTCCTCTGGCTCATTGTCCTACTGCTAAAGGGATTATTGTTGATGGTTGCCCTGTTTTTAACTAA
- the LOC108218588 gene encoding importin subunit beta-1 — protein MATEITYILLNAQSADGTVRKQAEENLKQFQEQNLSNFLVSLAGELSNDEKPVDSRRLAGLILKNALDAKEQHRKFELVQRWLSLDVVVKEQIKTCLLKTLFSPVPDARSTASQVIAKVAGIELPQKHWPELIVSLLGNIHQVPVHVKQATLETLGYLCEEVSPDVVEQDQVNKILTAVVQGMNASEGNNEVRLAATRALYNALGFAQANFTNDMERDYIMRVVCEATLSPEVKIRQAAYECLVSISSTYYEKLAPYIQDIFNISAKAVREDEEAVALQAMEFWSSICDEEIDILEEYGGDFTVADSDIPCFYFIKQALPALVPLLLETLLKQEEDQDQDEGAWNLAMAGGTCLGLVARTVGDDIVPLVMPFIQEHIENSDWRKREAATYAFGSILEGPSPDKLTPIVNVALNFMLTALTKDPNNHVKDTTAWTLGRIFEFLHGSSMETPIVNQANCQQIITVLLQSMKDVPNVAEKACGALYFLAQGFEDVGSSSPLGPYFQEIVQALLTVSHREDAGESRLRTAAYETLNEVVRCSTEETVPLVMQLIPVIMMELHNTLEAQVQKLFSDEREMQNELQGLLCGCLQVIIQKLGASEQTKYALMQYADQIMNLFLRVFACRSATVHEEAMLAIGALAYATGPDFLKYMSEFYKYVEMGLQNYDEYQVCAVTVGVVGDICRALEDKVLPFCDGIMTQLLKDLSSNQLHRSVKPPIFSCFGDIALAIGENFEKYLMYAMPMLQSAAELSAHTSGADDEMIEYTNLLRNGILEAYSGIFQGFKNSPKTQLLIPYAPHILQFLDSIYMEKDMDDVVMKTAIGVLGDLADTLGNSAGALIQQSVSSKDFLDECLTSEDNLIKESAEWAQLAIRRAISV, from the exons ATGGCTACAGAGATCACCTATATTCTATTAAATGCACAATCAGCGGATGGGACAGTGAGGAAGCAGGCAGAAGAAAATTTGAAGCAGTTCCAAGAGCAGAACCTCTCTAATTTTTTGGTGTCCCTAGCTGGGGAACTTTCTAATGATGAAAAACCTGTTGATAGTCGTAGATTAGCAGGTTTGATTCTTAAAAATGCATTGGATGCCAAGGAGCAGCATAGAAAGTTTGAGCTTGTCCAAAGATGGCTGTCACTTGATGTGGTTGTCAAGGAGCAGATCAAGACATGTTTGCTCAAGACACTTTTTTCCCCTGTACCTGATGCGCGATCAACTGCATCACAAGTTATTGCTAAGGTTGCTGGCATTGAGCTTCCGCAGAAACATTGGCCTGAGTTGATAGTATCACTGCTGGGAAACATTCATCAGGTTCCTGTACATGTCAAGCAAGCCACTCTAGAAACACTTGGGTATTTGTGTGAAGAAGTCTCTCCAGATGTTGTTGAGCAAGATCAGGTAAATAAGATACTTACGGCTGTTGTTCAGGGTATGAATGCATCCGAAGGGAATAATGAGGTGAGGCTTGCTGCTACCAGAGCACTATATAATGCTCTTGGCTTTGCTCAGGCAAATTTTACCAATGATATGGAGCGTGATTATATTATGAGAGTCGTTTGTGAGGCAACTTTGTCCCCAGAAGTGAAGATTCGACAAGCGGCGTATGAGTGTTTGGTTTCCATCTCATCAACGTATTACGAAAAGTTAGCTCCTTATATTCAGGACATCTTTAACATTTCGGCCAAGGCTGTAAGGGAAGATGAAGAGGCTGTTGCTCTTCAAGCAATGGAATTTTGGAGTTCGATATGTGATGAGGAGATCGATATTCTAGAAGAATATGGAGGTGATTTTACTGTTGCAGATTCGGATATTCCCTGCTTTTATTTTATCAAGCAGGCACTTCCAGCCCTTGTGCCTTTGTTGTTGGAAACTCTTCTTAAGCAAGAAGAAGATCAAGACCAGGATGAAGGTGCCTGGAATCTCGCTATGGCTGGGGGAACCTGCCTTGGTTTGGTTGCACGGACAGTGGGAGATGATATTGTACCTCTTGTCATGCCATTCATTCAAGAACATATAGAAAATTCTGACTGGAGAAAGAGAGAGGCAGCCACTTATGCATTTGGTTCAATATTGGAGGGTCCTTCTCCTGACAAGTTAACTCCTATTGTCAATGTTGCTTTGAATTTCATGCTCACTGCATTAACAAAGGACCCCAACAACCATGTGAAGGACACAACTGCTTGGACACTTGGGAGAATATTTGAATTCCTTCATGGTTCATCTATGGAGACCCCTATTGTCAACCAGGCTAACTGCCAACAGATTATTACGGTGCTTCTCCAAAGCATGAAGGATGTTCCAAATGTCGCAGAGAAGGCCTGTGGTGCTCTGTATTTTCTTGCACAAGGTTTTGAGGACGTGGGCTCGTCCTCTCCTTTGGGTCCATATTTTCAGGAGATTGTTCAGGCCCTTCTAACTGTCTCCCATAGAGAAGACGCTGGGGAGTCTCGCTTAAGGACTGCTGCATATGAGACGTTGAATGAAGTGGTGCGTTGTTCGACTGAGGAAACAGTCCCCTTGGTGATGCAACTAATTCCTGTCATTATGATGGAGCTTCACAATACTCTTGAGGCCCAAGTACAGAAGCTTTTTTCAGATGAGAGAGAGATGcagaatgaactacaaggtCTTCTCTGCGGGTGCTTACAAGTAATTATTCAGAAGCTTGGAGCAtcagaacaaactaaatatgCCTTAATGCAGTATGCAGATCAGATAATGAATCTTTTCCTCCGGGTTTTTGCTTGCAGAAGTGCAACTGTGCACGAGGAAGCTATGCTTGCCATTGGGGCCCTCGCATATGCAACAGGCCCTGATTTCCTAAAATACATGTCAGAGTTCTACAAGTATGTGGAAATGGGCCTTCAGAATTATGATGAGTATCAAGTGTGTGCAGTCACAGTTGGGGTGGTGGGTGATATATGCAGGGCGTTGGAGGACAAGGTGTTGCCCTTCTGTGATGGTATTATGACCCAGCTCCTGAAGGACCTATCTAGCAACCAGCTGCACCGGTCTGTAAAGCCTCCAATATTTTCATGCTTTGGTGATATAGCACTGGCTATAGGAGAGAATTTTGAGAAATATTTGATGTATGCTATGCCAATGCTTCAGAGTGCAGCCGAGTTGTCTGCCCACACCTCTGGTGCTGATGACGAAATGATTGAGTACACAAATCTTTTGAGAAATGGTATCTTGGAGGCTTATTCTGGGATATTTCAAGGCTTCAAGAACTCTCCTAAAACTCAGCTGCTGATTCCATATGCACCGCATATTCTTCAGTTCTTGGATAGCATTTATATGGAGAAAGATAT GGATGATGTTGTGATGAAGACTGCCATTGGCGTCCTTGGAGATTTAGCCGATACACTTGGGAACAGTGCAGGTGCGTTGATTCAGCAATCAGTGTCGAGCAAAGACTTTTTGGATGAATGCTTGACTTCTGAGGACAATTTGATTAAAGAATCTGCCGAGTGGGCCCAGTTAGCCATTAGACGTGCAATATCTGTTTAA
- the LOC108216530 gene encoding protein yippee-like At4g27745: protein MAEYGPRLYSCCKCRNHIALHDDIISKAFQGRNGRAFLFSHAMNITVGRKEDRNLMTGLHTVADISCADCCEVLGWKYERAYEPTQKYKEGKFILEKSKIVNENW from the exons ATGGCTGAATATGGACCTCGATTGTATAGTTGCTGTAAATGCCGAAATCATATCGCGCTTCATGATGATATAATCTCCAAGGCTTTCCAG GGAAGGAATGGGCGAGCATTTTTGTTCTCACATGCTATGAACATTACTGTTGGGCGCAAAGAAGACAGGAATCTCATGACGGGTCTCCACACTGTTGCTGATATATCTTGTGCTGATTGCTGTGAGGTTTTGGGCTGGAAGTATGAAAGAGCTTATGAACCGACACAGAAGTACAAGGAGGGGAAGTTCATACTGGAGAAGTCAAAAATTGTGAATGAGAACTGGTAA